One window from the genome of Myxococcus fulvus encodes:
- a CDS encoding cytochrome-c peroxidase, with protein sequence MIPTRIFLRFAGVLALGGLTHCTPAESERDVPEAIATEPTATAKTQAAPSVTAPGKRLFTHAFPNTNGRSCATCHVLDDSTALKPAHVQALHASNPQDVLFHPIDADNPNAAVPTYEHLKKGLVRVVLSLPDNMDVIDAQGQVITPADRKVFVWRGVPSIQDVALTGPFFQLDGRESNLEDQAQAAITSHSQGGAVPRSQLRQLAGFQRDAFTSSRPRFVASLLDAGVPLSRIPSPEDFLWLTPAETRGREVFKVGCEPCHGSATVSHISQPAMLEVASGFPVTKPDGNVVFTNVPGTGPVPVQGQRQTPDILNIAISGFTYLGQIGQFPTLYNASLELPRYRFRFYTDGTRTQQVTDLPPIPVTASGHPYDPNPAVDENGAPIVGPNLFPQAFTTDPGRALVTGNPLDFEAFDIPTLRGAARTAPYFHDNSIETLKGVVDLYSQFVIPFTAPLQLPPVHPPEFPGAPPESLSPAQKQDLLRFLERL encoded by the coding sequence ATGATTCCCACGCGCATCTTCCTGCGCTTCGCCGGCGTGCTCGCGCTGGGCGGACTGACGCATTGCACCCCCGCCGAGTCGGAGCGGGACGTCCCCGAGGCCATCGCGACGGAGCCCACCGCGACCGCCAAAACCCAGGCAGCGCCGAGCGTCACCGCCCCCGGCAAGCGCCTGTTCACCCACGCCTTCCCGAACACGAACGGTCGCTCGTGCGCCACCTGCCACGTGCTCGACGACAGCACCGCGCTCAAGCCCGCGCACGTCCAGGCGCTGCATGCCTCCAATCCGCAGGACGTGCTCTTCCATCCCATCGACGCGGACAACCCGAACGCGGCGGTGCCCACGTATGAGCACCTGAAGAAGGGATTGGTGCGCGTCGTCCTGTCCCTGCCCGACAACATGGATGTCATCGACGCCCAGGGGCAGGTCATCACCCCGGCGGACCGGAAGGTCTTTGTCTGGCGAGGCGTGCCGAGCATCCAGGACGTGGCCCTCACCGGTCCCTTCTTCCAGCTCGACGGCCGTGAGTCCAACCTGGAGGACCAGGCCCAGGCCGCCATCACCAGCCACAGCCAGGGCGGCGCCGTCCCCCGCTCGCAGCTGCGCCAGTTGGCGGGCTTCCAGCGCGATGCGTTCACCTCGTCCCGCCCGCGCTTCGTCGCGAGCCTGCTCGACGCGGGCGTCCCGCTCTCGCGCATCCCGTCGCCCGAGGACTTCCTGTGGCTCACGCCCGCCGAGACGCGCGGTCGCGAGGTCTTCAAGGTCGGCTGCGAGCCGTGCCACGGCAGCGCCACCGTCAGCCACATCTCCCAGCCGGCGATGCTCGAGGTCGCCTCCGGCTTCCCGGTGACGAAGCCCGACGGCAACGTCGTCTTCACGAACGTCCCGGGCACGGGCCCCGTCCCCGTGCAGGGCCAACGCCAGACGCCCGACATCCTGAACATCGCCATCAGCGGCTTCACGTACCTGGGACAGATTGGCCAGTTCCCCACGCTGTACAACGCCTCGCTGGAGCTGCCGCGCTACCGGTTCCGCTTCTACACGGACGGAACCCGGACACAGCAGGTGACGGACCTGCCGCCCATCCCCGTCACCGCGAGCGGGCACCCGTACGACCCGAACCCCGCCGTGGACGAGAACGGAGCGCCCATCGTCGGCCCCAACCTCTTCCCCCAGGCCTTCACCACCGACCCTGGCCGGGCGCTCGTCACCGGCAACCCCCTGGACTTCGAGGCCTTCGACATCCCCACGCTCCGAGGGGCCGCGAGGACGGCGCCGTACTTCCACGACAACAGCATCGAGACGCTGAAGGGCGTGGTCGACCTCTACAGCCAGTTCGTCATCCCCTTCACGGCCCCGCTCCAGCTGCCTCCCGTGCATCCCCCGGAGTTCCCCGGCGCGCCACCCGAGTCGCTCAGCCCCGCCCAGAAGCAGGACCTGCTGCGCTTCCTCGAGCGGCTCTGA
- a CDS encoding M28 family peptidase, with the protein MRLRLLPFVAVLVSLPAFAQPPVSPVGPVSPTTGLVLRDDVVRALISESSGDRIHDGVQRLSLLARDNAEGYGQAAEWIAASAKAAGLQDVRVEPMKEEPQWRATRGELWVSGPHRYKVTSHADQPMALALRSGGFEGKALELVDVGQGNQDSDYAGKDFKGKVVLTRGHPVAVLRRAVGKLGAVGVVSSYSTPPWNQPHRMDGDFPDQIGWAVVPPGIRPEGQEAPFLFMLTDRQARELRAQLLTGPMKVDVSIATETKPGHYAIVSGVIPGQRSDEEIVLTAHLDHYKPGANDNASGAATVLEMVRTYTTLIRDGVLPPPVRTVRVLWLPEFEGTREWFEHHGAEPVRRVAHYNFDMLGASLTKVHSRFSASYTPDWLGSFVNAVTESTVAFMNRFNAVTYPSRKDFRIGSVTGSREPMDMHLERYGRGSDHQLFNDHGIPGVAFSTWPDDAYHTSGDRPENVDPTQLHRAAFAGLASITVAAWTEGPGALELARLVSVHGARRVAEDEFRARKDLAAAPAEQVAGTYRLARAVVRAAYAREREALRSCQPLGAPAASVKTLTKLLDRAEEQALERVEADGKARGVSLKEPAATEAERRARAFVPRRVKGKELASFDELAGKVAPAEQPRVAAVQAAFRDAASALREQGESELRFYQLPDAIASYADGRRSVADIRDAAYAEYGYVFPVAALVELFALLQQGGIMTSTR; encoded by the coding sequence ATGCGCCTTCGCCTGCTCCCGTTCGTCGCCGTGCTCGTGTCGCTCCCCGCCTTCGCCCAGCCCCCGGTGTCCCCCGTGGGGCCCGTGTCGCCCACCACCGGACTGGTGCTGCGGGACGACGTGGTGCGCGCCCTCATCTCGGAGAGCTCCGGGGACCGCATCCATGACGGGGTGCAGCGCCTGTCGCTGCTCGCCCGGGACAACGCGGAGGGCTACGGGCAGGCGGCGGAGTGGATCGCCGCGAGCGCGAAGGCCGCGGGGCTCCAGGACGTCCGTGTCGAGCCGATGAAGGAGGAGCCCCAGTGGCGTGCCACGCGGGGCGAGTTGTGGGTGTCCGGTCCGCACCGCTACAAGGTGACGTCGCATGCCGACCAGCCCATGGCGCTGGCGCTGCGCAGCGGCGGCTTCGAGGGCAAGGCGCTGGAGCTGGTCGACGTGGGGCAGGGCAACCAGGACTCGGACTACGCGGGCAAGGACTTCAAGGGCAAGGTGGTGCTCACGCGAGGGCACCCCGTCGCCGTCCTGCGCCGGGCGGTCGGGAAGCTCGGCGCGGTGGGCGTGGTCTCCTCGTACTCGACGCCGCCCTGGAACCAGCCGCACCGCATGGACGGGGACTTCCCCGACCAGATTGGCTGGGCCGTGGTGCCGCCAGGGATTCGGCCGGAGGGGCAAGAGGCGCCCTTCCTGTTCATGCTCACCGACCGCCAGGCACGCGAGCTGCGAGCGCAGCTCCTGACGGGGCCGATGAAGGTGGACGTGAGCATCGCCACCGAGACGAAGCCGGGGCACTACGCCATCGTCAGCGGCGTCATCCCTGGCCAGCGCTCGGACGAGGAGATTGTCCTCACCGCGCACCTGGACCACTACAAGCCGGGGGCCAATGACAACGCCTCGGGCGCGGCCACGGTGCTGGAGATGGTGCGCACCTACACCACGCTCATCCGGGACGGTGTGCTGCCGCCTCCGGTGCGCACCGTGCGGGTGCTGTGGCTGCCGGAGTTCGAGGGGACGCGCGAGTGGTTCGAGCACCATGGCGCGGAGCCGGTGCGGCGGGTGGCGCACTACAACTTCGACATGCTCGGCGCGAGCCTGACGAAGGTGCACTCACGCTTCTCCGCGTCGTACACGCCGGACTGGCTGGGCAGCTTCGTGAACGCGGTGACGGAGTCCACCGTGGCGTTCATGAACCGCTTCAACGCGGTGACGTATCCGTCGCGCAAGGACTTCCGCATCGGCTCCGTCACCGGCTCGCGCGAGCCGATGGACATGCACCTGGAGCGCTATGGCCGGGGCTCGGACCACCAGCTCTTCAATGACCACGGCATCCCGGGCGTGGCCTTCTCCACCTGGCCGGATGACGCGTACCACACGAGCGGGGACCGGCCGGAGAACGTGGACCCCACGCAGCTGCACCGCGCGGCGTTCGCGGGGCTGGCCTCCATCACCGTCGCCGCCTGGACGGAGGGCCCGGGGGCGCTGGAGCTGGCGCGGCTGGTGTCGGTGCACGGCGCCCGGCGCGTGGCGGAGGACGAGTTCCGGGCTCGGAAGGACCTGGCAGCGGCGCCCGCCGAGCAGGTCGCAGGCACCTACCGGCTCGCGCGCGCGGTGGTGCGCGCCGCCTACGCGCGAGAGCGAGAGGCGCTGCGCTCGTGTCAGCCGTTGGGCGCGCCGGCCGCGTCGGTGAAGACGCTGACGAAGCTGTTGGACCGCGCCGAGGAGCAGGCGCTGGAGCGCGTGGAGGCGGATGGCAAGGCGCGTGGCGTCTCGCTCAAGGAGCCCGCCGCGACGGAGGCGGAGCGCCGCGCCCGTGCCTTCGTCCCGCGTCGGGTGAAGGGCAAGGAGCTTGCCTCCTTCGATGAGCTGGCGGGCAAGGTGGCTCCGGCGGAGCAGCCTCGGGTGGCCGCGGTGCAGGCGGCGTTCCGCGACGCGGCGTCGGCGCTGCGGGAGCAGGGTGAGAGCGAGCTGCGCTTCTACCAACTGCCCGATGCCATCGCGAGCTACGCGGACGGCCGTCGCTCCGTGGCGGACATCCGCGACGCGGCCTATGCGGAGTACGGGTACGTCTTCCCGGTGGCGGCGCTCGTGGAGCTCTTCGCGCTGCTCCAGCAGGGCGGCATCATGACGAGCACGCGCTGA
- a CDS encoding SMI1/KNR4 family protein — MKQVSQSIEALKQSKLLELTISEPISADELVKAVKPHFGTLSWTPPPSYREALALGLCIAERSLQADGMDLGFWLYDAEDIASANEDLVHLPEGVSIEEGVDLSTNHLVGFAEAGGDAVWCFDVSKPGANGEYPIYYHHQDQPRARVLATGAWHNPEDATPDFESFPQWLETMTAALTAPKLPSWFKDLGSPGMTFVKKRLSL; from the coding sequence ATGAAACAGGTCTCCCAGTCCATCGAAGCGTTGAAGCAGTCGAAGCTGCTGGAGTTGACGATCTCCGAGCCCATCTCGGCCGACGAGTTGGTGAAGGCCGTGAAGCCGCACTTCGGGACCCTGAGCTGGACGCCGCCGCCCAGCTATCGCGAGGCGCTCGCGCTGGGCCTGTGCATCGCGGAGCGGAGCCTCCAAGCGGACGGCATGGACCTGGGCTTCTGGCTCTACGACGCGGAGGACATCGCCAGCGCGAACGAGGACCTGGTCCACCTGCCCGAGGGCGTCTCCATCGAGGAGGGCGTGGACCTCTCCACCAACCACCTGGTCGGCTTCGCGGAGGCGGGCGGCGACGCCGTGTGGTGCTTCGACGTGAGCAAGCCGGGCGCCAACGGCGAGTACCCCATCTACTACCACCACCAGGACCAGCCGCGCGCCCGGGTGCTCGCGACCGGGGCGTGGCACAACCCCGAGGACGCCACGCCGGACTTCGAGTCCTTCCCCCAGTGGCTGGAGACGATGACCGCGGCCCTCACCGCCCCCAAGCTGCCGAGCTGGTTCAAGGACCTGGGTTCTCCGGGGATGACCTTCGTCAAGAAGCGCCTGTCGCTGTAG